In Nitrospira sp. MA-1, the DNA window TAAAATCATATCGTTGTGTCGACGAAATTGTTCAAGGGATTTTTCACATTGTCGGCGATAGGTAATATCTTGAAAAACCACAACGGCGCCGACCAGAACCCCTTCATGGCGAATAGGGGTGCTGGAATATTCGACGGGGAAACTGGTGCCATTCTTTCGCCAGAACACTTCGTTGTCCCCTCGATGCACCTGTCCATCCTTGTATGTCGCATAGTTGGGACATTGTTCCTGCGGGTAGGGAGTGCCATCGGCTTTGGTGTGGTGCCAGAGGGAGTGGCTGGGTTGGCCGATCAGTTCTTGGGGCTCGTAGCCCAACATTTTCGCGGCTGCCGGGTTCACAAAGGTATGCCGGCCCTCCAAATCCAGCCCGAATATCCCTTCACCGGCAGCCTGTAAGATGAGGGCATGGTGTTGTTCGAGATTTTTCAGCATTTGCGAAACGTCGGTATTGTCCGGCTGTACATTTTCTGGTGCTGGTGGCATGGCGCTCTTCCTACTCGTTAGGTTCAGGGACTGGAGAAGGTGTCTCCAGTCCCTGAAGTGAAATTTCAGGTTACCCAGAAGGGTTTGAACCGAATTTTCGGTTATTTGGCCAAAGTCCGGATGTACTGGATCACTTGCCAGATTTGGTTATCTGGCATCCCGGAAAACGCCATCATGCCTGTCCCCGGCGATCCGTTTTTGATAATCCAATACAGTTGCCCGTCAGAAATATCTTTCATCGTTTCTCCACATGTAAAGTTTCGGGGATGTGGATTCAACGCTGCGCCCATTGCCCCCTGCCCGTCCCCCTTGTCGCCATGACATTGTGTGCAGGCCAAGGGTTGAGCGGTTTCGTGATACAGCTTTTCTCCCGCTGTGATGTGCTCTTGAGAGTTGGGTAACGGACTGGTCATATTGCGAAACTTGCCAGGTGCCCGTTTGGTGTTGCGCGGTTGTGGACAGACTCCTGATGGTCCTCCGGATGGTGAAGCCGTGCCGGCCATTTCCGGGGCACCCTTAAACGTGGTCTTCAAATAGGCAATGACATCGGATACGCCTTCTGTCCCGCCAATGGTCAGTCCCCAATACGGCATCAGGGGAGATTTCCCAACAGCTTTCCCCCCATAGTAAATCACGTTATACAGATAATCGAGAGGAATTTTTTCAAAGGGAATATTGGCATGCACCGCCGGTTTGGGTTCTAAGCCTGAAGCCGCCGGACCATCACCTTTGCCTTCCGCTCCGTGACATTGGGCGCAGTATTCTTGATAAATTTTTGCACCGTTTTCCATATTCGGGTGGTCGAAATCGGCACTCTTCCATGGTTCATAATAGGGGAAATCCTCATTCCCTCGGGTCGCAATAAACCCCGTGACATATCGCAGCCCGAGTGCACTGACATCCCCGACAAACTCTCCACTGTGTGGCACAAAGTCGGGGGGATCGGAGTTGAAGCGATAAATCCAATCAGCCTTCAGCCTTTTGCCGGAGTTAAAGAACGAGGCGCTTTGTGGACCGCCGGTCTTTTTCCCATCCACCATAATCTGATGACAGCCAATGCAGGAATGTTGGGTAAAGATTTCCTCTCCAAACTTCGCTTCCTGTTTGCTGAAGGTGGACATATCAATGGACCCCGGCTTTACTCTCGGATCCTGAAGGTGTGTCTCGAAATAGTCGGCAAGGCCTTCAGCTTCCGGTTCAGAGACGGTCATGTGCTGCTCAGGTTGTTGAGACTGATCCCACCGGTAGCTTTTGGCGTATAACATTGGTTCTTTTCCTGTCAGCCATTTAATCAGCCAATCCCGCTGAAACTTGCTACCCCCCCACATGAGATCCGGAGCCTTTAAATTAAAGCGGCTCTCCCCCTCGCCCTGAATCTTATGACAGGTCGAACATGTGGTGTTGATCAGGGCTTCTGCATCTTTTCCGTCGGCGGCAAAAAGAGGACCGGGGAAAAGGAGAAAGAGAAGGACGCCCACCGTGAGTACGAGAGCATGGCCTTGAGTTCTGAAGTGGACAATCCTCGTGTGAGCCATTGGGAACACCTCCATTAATAATTGGTTAAGAAAAACAAGACATTCTCATCATGTTCGAGGTTTTTTGATTTGAAAGATCTTTTTTGAATATGCTATGGGGAAAAATTCCCCATCCCAAGCTTATCTTAAATGGGGCATTTTGACTCATAAAACCCATGTTCAGCACTTTCCTAATAGATAGAGCAAAATCAACACCAAAATGAAAAGCTAGAAGTTTCCTCATAGGTTTTCAGAAAGAATTTTTCGTCAAAAAGAGGGAGGTAGTACCCCTCTCTTCTAACTTCTTATAGATGGTTGAGCTCCCGTTGTTCCATGGCCTTCGCAACCGCAGTCAGAAGTTTCTCCTTTTCAACCGGTTTGACCAAATAGTCAATAACCCCATTCTTCAT includes these proteins:
- a CDS encoding cytochrome c; this encodes MAHTRIVHFRTQGHALVLTVGVLLFLLFPGPLFAADGKDAEALINTTCSTCHKIQGEGESRFNLKAPDLMWGGSKFQRDWLIKWLTGKEPMLYAKSYRWDQSQQPEQHMTVSEPEAEGLADYFETHLQDPRVKPGSIDMSTFSKQEAKFGEEIFTQHSCIGCHQIMVDGKKTGGPQSASFFNSGKRLKADWIYRFNSDPPDFVPHSGEFVGDVSALGLRYVTGFIATRGNEDFPYYEPWKSADFDHPNMENGAKIYQEYCAQCHGAEGKGDGPAASGLEPKPAVHANIPFEKIPLDYLYNVIYYGGKAVGKSPLMPYWGLTIGGTEGVSDVIAYLKTTFKGAPEMAGTASPSGGPSGVCPQPRNTKRAPGKFRNMTSPLPNSQEHITAGEKLYHETAQPLACTQCHGDKGDGQGAMGAALNPHPRNFTCGETMKDISDGQLYWIIKNGSPGTGMMAFSGMPDNQIWQVIQYIRTLAK